The following coding sequences are from one Streptococcus mitis window:
- the rpoE gene encoding DNA-directed RNA polymerase subunit delta — MELEVFAGQEKSELSMIEVARAILELRGRDHEMHFSDLVNEIQNYLGTSNSDIREALPLFYTELNFDGSFISLGDNKWGLRSWYGVDEIDEEIIALEENDDDEVAPKAKKKRVNAFMDGDSDAIDYNADDPEDEDAYEADPALSYDDENPDDEKNEVEAYDAEINEIAPDDLGEDVDLNEEDDEFSDDDTENIEE; from the coding sequence TTGGAATTAGAAGTATTTGCTGGGCAAGAAAAAAGTGAACTATCTATGATTGAGGTAGCGCGTGCTATCTTGGAACTTCGTGGTCGCGATCATGAGATGCATTTTAGCGATCTTGTAAACGAAATTCAAAATTACCTTGGAACATCAAACAGCGATATCCGTGAAGCCTTGCCTTTGTTCTACACAGAGTTGAACTTTGACGGTAGCTTCATCTCACTTGGAGACAACAAATGGGGGCTTCGTTCATGGTATGGTGTGGACGAAATCGACGAAGAAATCATTGCTCTTGAAGAAAATGATGACGATGAAGTAGCACCAAAAGCTAAGAAAAAACGCGTCAATGCCTTCATGGATGGTGATTCAGATGCTATTGACTACAATGCAGATGATCCAGAAGACGAAGATGCATACGAAGCAGATCCAGCTCTTTCATATGATGATGAAAATCCAGATGATGAGAAAAATGAAGTGGAAGCTTACGATGCAGAAATCAACGAAATTGCTCCTGATGACTTGGGTGAAGACGTGGATCTCAACGAAGAAGATGACGAGTTTTCAGATGATGATACTGAAAACATCGAGGAATAA
- a CDS encoding FtsX-like permease family protein, whose protein sequence is MFSVKDIRKLVVVSIIGACAVFVANLFLNFYLDIEQLEISKTNPMIQTYYDVQISLSWMVAMVSGVVLSLTSVLLMCFYIKQFVDDHKEQLGILKALGYSNGLLAKRFWAFGLSFGAGALLGYFASFLMMGHFYDFRNEKGILPEITIHFHWQLLLAFVVLPTAFFMLIAVGYARRQLQTPALRLLKKSPTPIKVKRRKRSPKKEKDFLTELSLSLILGRKSILFFVVFGSMCFAAMVQLSFGLRGYIDDIIQTMMIMIGLILSFSILFLSLGIVVSESRETLTLMKAFGYTDRECQGHILSPYRFWAYLGFVLGTAYQYAIMEILIGVIKDTVPEKIEHHFDGNVCFWTLIGFAVVYESLFYLSNRKLQKQTIKEVLLAE, encoded by the coding sequence ATGTTTTCAGTAAAAGATATTCGAAAATTAGTTGTCGTCAGTATAATTGGGGCTTGTGCGGTCTTTGTGGCCAATCTTTTCTTGAATTTTTACTTGGACATCGAGCAGTTGGAGATTTCTAAAACCAATCCCATGATTCAGACCTACTATGATGTTCAGATTTCGCTTTCTTGGATGGTGGCCATGGTCAGTGGAGTCGTCTTGTCCTTGACGTCGGTCCTTCTCATGTGTTTTTATATCAAACAATTTGTCGATGATCACAAGGAACAATTAGGAATTTTAAAGGCTTTGGGTTATAGCAATGGCCTGTTGGCTAAACGATTTTGGGCATTTGGGCTCAGTTTTGGTGCCGGAGCGCTTCTTGGCTATTTCGCTTCTTTTCTTATGATGGGGCATTTTTATGACTTCCGGAATGAAAAGGGGATCCTGCCAGAAATCACCATTCATTTTCATTGGCAGCTCTTGCTTGCTTTTGTGGTCCTTCCAACGGCATTTTTTATGCTTATCGCGGTTGGTTATGCTAGAAGACAACTACAAACGCCTGCTCTTCGCTTATTGAAAAAGTCCCCAACACCAATCAAGGTCAAAAGGAGAAAGAGGTCTCCTAAGAAAGAGAAAGACTTCCTAACAGAGCTGTCTTTGTCACTAATTTTGGGGAGAAAATCTATCCTGTTTTTTGTAGTCTTTGGCTCTATGTGTTTTGCGGCCATGGTTCAATTGTCCTTTGGTCTAAGGGGCTACATAGATGACATCATCCAAACCATGATGATCATGATTGGCTTGATCCTTTCTTTCTCTATTCTCTTTTTGTCATTGGGGATTGTCGTCTCAGAAAGTCGCGAAACCCTGACTCTTATGAAGGCTTTTGGCTACACAGATCGTGAATGCCAAGGTCATATCCTATCTCCCTATCGTTTCTGGGCCTATCTAGGATTTGTTCTTGGGACGGCTTATCAGTATGCTATCATGGAAATCTTGATTGGTGTGATCAAAGATACGGTTCCTGAAAAGATTGAGCATCACTTTGATGGGAATGTTTGCTTCTGGACTTTGATCGGTTTTGCTGTGGTTTATGAAAGCCTCTTTTATCTATCCAACAGAAAACTCCAAAAGCAAACCATCAAAGAAGTACTCTTAGCTGAATAA
- a CDS encoding ABC transporter ATP-binding protein → MIQLENVHKSYGQTKVLKGIDLQIQDQDDVVILGPSGSGKSTLLNVLSGLEKVDEGHILIQGQDLAQLTDTQLTAFRREKIAFIFQQYYLLPNLTVRQNVKMGADLANNHDFLQIIEDLGLGDKLDKYPSELSGGEQQRVSIARALAKKPEILFLDEPTGALDEETGRKILDYIWELKEKLGLTLIMVTHNQNIADMARTIIRVNSGKITEVVTNDQPQTAYEIGW, encoded by the coding sequence ATGATTCAACTAGAAAATGTGCACAAAAGTTACGGCCAAACCAAGGTTTTAAAAGGGATTGATTTGCAGATTCAAGATCAGGATGATGTGGTTATCCTCGGTCCTTCTGGATCAGGCAAGTCAACTCTCTTAAACGTTCTGTCAGGTTTAGAAAAGGTAGACGAGGGACATATCCTTATTCAAGGACAGGATTTGGCTCAACTCACAGATACTCAATTGACAGCCTTTAGACGTGAGAAGATTGCCTTTATTTTTCAGCAGTATTATTTATTGCCTAATCTAACAGTCAGACAGAATGTAAAGATGGGGGCAGACCTGGCAAACAATCATGATTTTTTGCAGATTATCGAGGATTTGGGACTTGGCGATAAGCTGGACAAGTACCCGAGTGAATTGTCAGGTGGGGAACAGCAGAGAGTCTCCATTGCTCGGGCCTTGGCCAAAAAGCCAGAGATTCTTTTCTTAGATGAGCCGACGGGAGCCCTGGATGAAGAAACGGGGCGCAAGATTCTCGACTATATCTGGGAGTTAAAGGAAAAGCTTGGTTTGACCCTCATCATGGTGACGCATAACCAAAATATTGCGGATATGGCAAGAACCATCATTCGTGTCAATAGTGGAAAGATTACCGAAGTTGTGACCAATGATCAGCCTCAGACTGCTTATGAGATTGGATGGTAA
- a CDS encoding TetR/AcrR family transcriptional regulator, with translation MPPKVKFSKEAIIGTALQLVREEGMASLTARALAEQLGATPRVIFGQFANMAELQAEVIGAAEMVVVEYIRKALEDEKPFRSVGVAYILFASKDPQLFQLLFQNPSKDPIRRFQDFLPMKDHSYQLVLDSIIADYPLTVEEAGRLYQHLFIYSHGMASMVASGIYQFSMEEVIGLLTEVCQSLIKEMVGKK, from the coding sequence ATGCCGCCAAAGGTTAAATTTAGTAAAGAGGCTATCATTGGGACAGCTTTACAATTGGTGAGAGAAGAGGGCATGGCTAGTTTGACGGCTCGAGCATTAGCGGAGCAACTGGGAGCCACACCAAGAGTCATTTTTGGGCAATTTGCCAATATGGCCGAGTTACAAGCAGAGGTTATTGGTGCTGCGGAAATGGTCGTGGTGGAGTATATTCGTAAGGCCTTAGAAGATGAGAAGCCTTTTCGATCCGTCGGGGTTGCTTATATCCTTTTCGCCTCAAAAGACCCCCAACTCTTTCAATTGCTTTTCCAAAATCCCAGCAAAGATCCGATTCGTCGCTTTCAAGATTTTCTTCCCATGAAGGATCATAGTTACCAATTGGTTCTGGATTCGATCATCGCAGACTATCCTTTGACTGTAGAGGAGGCTGGTCGCTTGTACCAGCATCTATTTATCTACTCACACGGGATGGCCTCAATGGTTGCTTCTGGCATTTATCAATTCAGCATGGAAGAAGTGATTGGATTACTGACAGAGGTTTGTCAATCTCTCATCAAAGAAATGGTAGGAAAGAAATGA
- a CDS encoding DUF3883 domain-containing protein, with translation MSKHPHYELLNLIGYGLAKFNKLFVKEFQCSSKSEFYRYVVSLGVAETTGVVKNRMDLFDPYFDNNRKGWWQKAEVYRFRKDLIDMMFGNEDVHSYAEIVKMLLASEGKRTGITTIEKPIIRTKFKRLQETGMEAENYFILHFDKEEKFRDGQLTDARLYGDGYDFQVDVQEHSYLAEVKGIRKSKGRIRLTAREYEKAKEFKSDFILSLVTNLDDIPKLVLIDNPLKHFEFKKNIIKNEIIEYRSLEDLY, from the coding sequence ATGTCCAAACACCCTCATTATGAATTGTTAAATTTAATTGGCTACGGTCTTGCCAAGTTTAATAAGCTTTTTGTAAAAGAATTTCAATGTTCTAGCAAGTCGGAGTTTTATCGCTATGTGGTTTCTCTGGGAGTTGCTGAAACAACTGGAGTTGTAAAAAATAGAATGGATTTATTTGATCCTTATTTTGACAATAATCGAAAAGGTTGGTGGCAGAAAGCTGAAGTTTACCGTTTTCGTAAAGATTTAATTGATATGATGTTTGGAAATGAAGATGTTCATAGTTATGCTGAAATCGTTAAAATGTTACTTGCCAGTGAAGGAAAGCGAACAGGCATTACTACCATTGAAAAACCAATTATTCGAACTAAATTCAAACGTCTACAGGAAACGGGGATGGAGGCAGAGAATTATTTTATCCTTCATTTTGATAAAGAAGAAAAATTCCGAGATGGACAGTTAACTGATGCCCGTCTTTATGGTGATGGATATGACTTTCAGGTAGATGTCCAAGAGCATTCCTACCTTGCCGAAGTTAAAGGGATTCGAAAATCTAAGGGTCGCATTCGATTGACTGCCAGAGAATATGAAAAAGCCAAAGAGTTTAAATCAGATTTTATTTTATCTCTAGTCACCAACCTAGATGATATTCCAAAGTTAGTGTTAATCGATAATCCTTTAAAACATTTTGAGTTTAAAAAGAATATTATAAAAAATGAAATCATTGAATATAGAAGCTTAGAAGATTTGTATTAG
- a CDS encoding valine--tRNA ligase produces MSKELSPKYNPAEVEAGRYQKWLDADVFKPSGDQKAKPYSIVIPPPNVTGKLHLGHAWDTTLQDIIIRQKRMQGFDTLWLPGMDHAGIATQAKVEERLRGEGITRYDLGRESFLTKVWEWKDEYATTIKEQWGKMGLSVDYSRERFTLDEGLSKAVRKVFVDLYKKGWIYRGEFIINWDPAARTALSDIEVIHKDVEGAFYHMNYMLEDGSRTLEVATTRPETMFGDVAVAVNPEDPRYKDLIGKNVVLPIANKLIPIVGDEHADPEFGTGVVKITPAHDPNDFLVGQRHNLPQVNVMNDDGTMNDLAFEFAGMDRFEARKAVVAKLEEIGALVKIEKRVHSVGHSERTGVVVEPRLSTQWFVKMDQLAKNAIANQDTEDKVEFYPPRFNDTFLQWMENVHDWVISRQLWWGHQIPAWYNAEGEMYVGEEAPEGDGWTQDEDVLDTWFSSALWPFSTMGWPDVDSEDFKRYFPTSTLVTGYDIIFFWVSRMIFQSLEFTGRQPFQNVLIHGLIRDEQGRKMSKSLGNGIDPMDVIEKYGADALRWFLSNGSAPGQDVRFSYEKMDASWNFINKIWNISRYILMNNEGLTLEQAMANVEKVANKEAGNVTDRWILHNLNETIGKATANFDKFEFGVAGHILYNFIWDEFADWYVELTKEVLYSDNEEEKVITRSVLLYTLDKILRLLHPIMPFVTEEIFGQISEGSIVTAEYPTVNPAFEDLAAHTGVESLKDLIRAVRNARAEVNVAPSKPITILVKTSDSDLEAFFNSNVNYIKRFTNPEHLEIASNIPAPELAMSSVITGAEIYLPLADLLNVEEELARLDKELAKWQKELDMVGKKLSNERFVANAKPEVVQKERDKQADYQAKYDATVARIDEMKKLVK; encoded by the coding sequence ATGTCTAAAGAACTTTCACCTAAATACAATCCAGCCGAGGTTGAGGCTGGTCGTTACCAAAAATGGCTTGATGCGGATGTTTTCAAGCCTTCAGGCGATCAAAAGGCTAAGCCTTATTCAATCGTTATTCCACCACCAAACGTAACTGGTAAACTTCACCTTGGTCACGCTTGGGACACAACCTTGCAAGATATCATCATCCGTCAAAAACGCATGCAAGGCTTTGATACCCTTTGGCTTCCAGGTATGGACCACGCGGGGATTGCGACTCAAGCTAAGGTTGAGGAGCGTTTGCGTGGTGAGGGCATTACGCGTTATGACCTCGGTCGTGAATCTTTCTTGACGAAAGTCTGGGAATGGAAAGACGAATATGCCACTACTATCAAGGAACAATGGGGTAAGATGGGGCTTTCTGTAGACTACTCTCGTGAGCGTTTCACTCTTGATGAAGGTTTGTCAAAAGCGGTTCGCAAGGTCTTTGTGGACCTTTACAAGAAAGGCTGGATCTACCGTGGTGAGTTTATCATCAACTGGGACCCAGCTGCACGAACAGCCCTTTCTGATATTGAAGTTATCCACAAGGATGTCGAAGGTGCCTTCTACCATATGAACTACATGCTGGAAGACGGTTCACGCACCCTTGAAGTTGCGACAACTCGTCCTGAGACCATGTTTGGGGACGTTGCCGTTGCGGTCAATCCAGAAGACCCACGCTACAAGGATTTGATTGGTAAAAATGTAGTCCTTCCAATCGCTAATAAATTGATCCCAATCGTTGGAGATGAACACGCAGATCCTGAGTTTGGAACTGGTGTCGTGAAAATCACGCCTGCCCATGATCCAAATGACTTCTTGGTTGGTCAACGCCATAACTTGCCACAAGTTAACGTTATGAACGACGACGGAACCATGAATGACTTGGCCTTTGAATTTGCAGGCATGGACCGTTTTGAAGCTCGTAAGGCAGTCGTGGCTAAGTTGGAAGAAATCGGTGCCCTTGTTAAAATCGAAAAACGTGTCCACAGTGTTGGTCACTCAGAACGTACAGGTGTAGTGGTTGAGCCACGCTTGTCTACTCAGTGGTTTGTCAAGATGGACCAATTGGCGAAAAATGCTATTGCCAACCAAGATACAGAGGACAAGGTAGAATTCTACCCACCTCGTTTCAACGATACCTTCCTTCAATGGATGGAAAATGTCCACGACTGGGTTATCTCACGTCAGCTCTGGTGGGGTCACCAAATCCCTGCTTGGTACAATGCTGAAGGTGAAATGTACGTCGGTGAAGAAGCGCCAGAAGGTGACGGATGGACTCAGGACGAAGATGTCTTGGATACGTGGTTCAGTTCAGCCCTTTGGCCATTCTCTACTATGGGCTGGCCGGATGTCGACTCAGAAGACTTCAAACGTTACTTCCCAACTTCGACCTTGGTAACAGGTTACGATATCATCTTCTTCTGGGTGTCTCGTATGATCTTCCAATCCTTGGAATTCACTGGCCGTCAGCCATTCCAAAACGTGCTTATCCACGGTCTCATCCGTGACGAGCAAGGACGCAAGATGTCTAAATCTCTTGGAAACGGTATTGACCCAATGGATGTTATCGAGAAATACGGTGCCGATGCCCTTCGTTGGTTCCTCTCAAACGGTTCTGCCCCAGGACAAGACGTGCGCTTCTCTTATGAGAAAATGGATGCTTCATGGAACTTCATTAACAAGATATGGAACATTTCTCGCTACATCCTCATGAACAATGAAGGCTTGACCCTTGAACAAGCAATGGCTAATGTCGAAAAAGTTGCCAACAAGGAAGCTGGAAATGTCACAGACCGCTGGATTCTCCACAACCTCAATGAAACCATCGGAAAAGCAACTGCCAACTTTGACAAGTTTGAATTTGGTGTGGCTGGCCACATCCTCTACAACTTCATCTGGGATGAATTTGCGGACTGGTACGTTGAGTTGACTAAGGAAGTCCTTTATAGCGACAATGAAGAAGAGAAAGTCATCACACGCTCTGTTCTCCTTTACACTCTGGACAAGATCCTTCGTCTCCTCCACCCAATCATGCCATTCGTGACAGAGGAAATCTTTGGACAAATCTCAGAAGGTTCTATCGTTACAGCAGAATACCCAACTGTCAACCCAGCCTTTGAAGACCTTGCGGCTCATACTGGTGTGGAAAGTCTCAAAGACTTGATCCGTGCCGTTCGGAATGCGCGTGCGGAAGTAAACGTTGCACCAAGCAAGCCTATCACCATCCTTGTTAAGACAAGCGATAGCGACTTGGAAGCCTTCTTTAACAGCAATGTCAACTACATCAAACGCTTCACAAATCCAGAACACTTGGAGATCGCGTCAAATATTCCTGCGCCTGAACTTGCTATGTCAAGCGTCATCACAGGAGCAGAAATCTACCTGCCACTGGCAGACCTCCTCAATGTCGAAGAAGAACTGGCCCGCCTCGACAAGGAACTCGCTAAATGGCAAAAAGAACTGGATATGGTTGGTAAGAAACTCTCTAACGAACGCTTTGTAGCCAACGCCAAACCAGAAGTCGTCCAAAAAGAACGCGACAAACAAGCCGACTACCAAGCCAAATACGACGCGACCGTCGCACGTATTGATGAGATGAAGAAACTCGTGAAATAA
- a CDS encoding AAA family ATPase — MHLFIIGAPASGKMTIGQELSRLTDATLFYNHQAIDFALEIYQDYTEEMWEFVRGITFSFLGASARNQRSVILTDVIDFSNQYQLMYLKQIQDLLNDYYQEILFVELETSLEERLHRNRTENRLKHKPLKRHIEVSEREILETAETIQLNSQHQPNELHHYFKINNTNLSAEEAAKQIQNKINTIEKGQTYV, encoded by the coding sequence ATGCATCTTTTTATCATTGGTGCTCCAGCATCAGGAAAAATGACGATTGGTCAAGAGTTATCTCGACTGACAGATGCTACACTATTTTATAACCATCAAGCTATCGATTTTGCACTAGAAATCTATCAGGATTATACAGAGGAGATGTGGGAATTTGTTCGTGGAATTACCTTTTCTTTCCTTGGAGCAAGTGCAAGAAATCAGCGATCAGTAATTTTAACAGACGTAATTGATTTTTCAAATCAGTACCAGCTGATGTATTTGAAGCAAATTCAAGATTTGTTGAATGACTATTATCAAGAGATTCTTTTTGTTGAATTGGAAACAAGCCTTGAAGAGCGCTTACATCGAAATCGAACGGAGAATCGATTAAAGCACAAACCCTTAAAACGACATATTGAGGTATCTGAAAGAGAAATTTTAGAGACAGCTGAAACCATTCAATTAAATTCCCAACATCAACCGAATGAGTTGCACCACTACTTTAAAATAAATAATACGAATTTATCTGCAGAAGAAGCTGCTAAGCAAATTCAAAATAAAATAAATACAATAGAGAAAGGACAAACATATGTCTAA
- a CDS encoding GNAT family N-acetyltransferase, which yields MTRAELPERLETEHLVLRVRTVADAEDIFDYASRPEVAYPAGFPPVKTLEDEIYYLEHILPERNQKENLPAGYGIVVKGTDKVIGSVDFNHRHEDDVLEIGYTLHPDYWGQGYVPEAALALIDLAFKDLGLHKIELTCFGYNLQSQRVAEKLGFTLEARIRDRKDAQGNRCDDLIYGLLRSEWEVI from the coding sequence ATGACAAGAGCTGAACTGCCAGAACGCTTGGAAACAGAACATCTCGTGTTACGAGTCCGCACAGTCGCTGATGCCGAGGATATCTTTGACTATGCTAGTCGTCCAGAAGTCGCCTACCCAGCAGGATTTCCACCCGTCAAGACCTTGGAAGATGAGATTTATTATCTAGAGCATATCCTTCCTGAGCGTAATCAAAAGGAAAATCTCCCAGCTGGCTATGGAATTGTCGTCAAAGGAACTGATAAAGTCATTGGTTCTGTTGACTTCAATCACCGTCACGAAGATGATGTACTGGAGATTGGCTACACCTTGCACCCAGACTATTGGGGGCAAGGCTATGTACCAGAAGCAGCGCTTGCCTTGATTGACTTAGCCTTTAAAGATTTGGGTCTTCACAAGATTGAACTGACTTGCTTTGGATATAACCTTCAAAGTCAACGAGTCGCGGAAAAGCTTGGCTTTACCCTTGAAGCTCGCATAAGAGACCGCAAAGATGCTCAAGGCAACCGCTGTGATGATTTGATATATGGCTTGCTGAGGAGTGAGTGGGAGGTGATTTGA
- a CDS encoding flavin reductase family protein translates to MKQSFNTSKLYYGFPIFILGYQDQNFGHDITTCSSSYSLGDWLVIGVGAEENAAEQIKHYQKFTVNIPDENLMLEMEQAGFISHREKLKHLGLDYEISEQTQSPILEACPVVLDCQVDRIIEEDGICHIFAKIIERLADPELLDDKGHFKNDRFSPTYFMGDGHQRVYRYLDNRVDPMGSFIKKARKKDDKS, encoded by the coding sequence ATGAAGCAATCTTTTAACACAAGTAAACTCTATTATGGTTTTCCTATCTTCATTTTGGGGTATCAGGATCAGAATTTTGGACACGATATTACGACCTGTAGCTCCTCTTATAGTTTGGGAGATTGGCTAGTCATTGGTGTCGGAGCTGAGGAAAATGCGGCTGAGCAAATCAAGCATTACCAGAAGTTTACTGTAAATATTCCTGATGAAAATCTCATGCTCGAGATGGAGCAGGCTGGTTTTATCAGTCATCGAGAGAAATTGAAACACCTGGGGCTAGACTACGAGATTTCTGAACAGACTCAGTCTCCGATTTTAGAGGCCTGTCCAGTCGTATTGGACTGTCAGGTAGATCGGATTATCGAGGAAGACGGTATTTGTCACATCTTTGCCAAGATTATCGAGCGACTTGCTGATCCAGAACTTTTGGATGATAAGGGACATTTTAAAAATGATCGTTTTTCACCGACTTACTTTATGGGGGACGGTCACCAGCGCGTTTATCGCTATTTAGATAACCGTGTTGACCCTATGGGGAGCTTCATAAAGAAAGCGAGGAAGAAAGATGACAAGAGCTGA
- a CDS encoding helix-hairpin-helix domain-containing protein, whose amino-acid sequence MSKKLNRKKQLRNSLRRAGAFSSTVTKVVEETKKVVKRAEQSASQAGKAVSKKVEQAVEATKEQAQKVANSVEDFAANLGGLPLDRAKTFYDEGIKSASDFKNWTEKELLALKGIGPATIKKLKENGIKFK is encoded by the coding sequence ATGTCAAAGAAACTCAATCGTAAAAAACAATTACGAAATAGCCTCCGTCGCGCAGGTGCCTTTTCAAGTACTGTGACTAAGGTTGTAGAAGAGACAAAAAAAGTCGTGAAACGTGCAGAGCAATCAGCAAGCCAAGCTGGTAAGGCTGTTTCTAAAAAAGTTGAGCAAGCAGTAGAAGCTACCAAAGAGCAAGCTCAAAAAGTAGCCAATTCTGTAGAAGATTTTGCAGCAAACTTGGGTGGACTTCCACTTGACCGTGCTAAAACCTTCTATGATGAAGGAATCAAGTCTGCTTCAGATTTCAAAAACTGGACTGAAAAAGAACTCCTTGCCTTGAAAGGAATCGGCCCAGCTACCATCAAGAAATTGAAAGAAAACGGCATCAAATTCAAGTAA
- a CDS encoding DUF1912 family protein, whose product MSYEQEFMKEFEAWVNTQIMINDMAHKESQKVYEEDQDERAKDAMIRYESRLDAYQFLLGKFENFKAGKGFHDLPDGLFGERNY is encoded by the coding sequence ATGAGTTACGAACAAGAATTTATGAAGGAATTTGAAGCCTGGGTCAATACCCAGATTATGATTAACGACATGGCGCACAAGGAAAGCCAAAAAGTCTACGAAGAAGACCAAGACGAGCGTGCCAAAGATGCCATGATTCGCTATGAAAGTCGCTTGGATGCTTATCAGTTCTTGCTTGGTAAGTTTGAAAACTTCAAAGCAGGCAAGGGATTCCATGATTTGCCAGATGGCTTGTTTGGTGAGCGAAATTATTAA
- a CDS encoding DUF438 domain-containing protein — MADERIHVLRDILLELHNGASPESVQERFDATFTGVSAIEISLMEHELMNSDSGVTFEDVMELCDVHANLFKNAIKGVEVEDTEHPGHPVRVFKDENLALRAALIRIRRLLDTYESMEDEEMLAEMRKGLVRQMGLVGQFDIHYQRKEELFFPIMERYGHDSPPKVMWGVDDQIRELFQTALTTAKSLPEVSISTVKETFEAFATEFESMIFKEESILLMILLESFTQDDWIQIAEESDAYGYAIIRPSEKWVPERQSFVEEKIAEEPIQLDTAEGQVQQVIDTPEGQFTITFTPKEKESALDRHSQQAFGNGYLSVEQANLILNHLPMEITFVNKDDIFQYYNDNTPADEMIFKRTPSQVGRNVELCHPPKYLDKVKTIMKGLREGTKDKYEMWFKSESRGKFVHITYAAVHDEEGEFQGVLEYVQDIQPYREIDTDYFRGLE, encoded by the coding sequence ATGGCAGATGAACGAATTCATGTCCTGCGGGATATTTTGTTAGAATTGCATAATGGCGCCTCTCCTGAGTCGGTTCAGGAGCGTTTTGATGCGACCTTTACAGGTGTTTCAGCCATCGAGATTTCCCTCATGGAGCACGAGCTGATGAACTCAGACTCAGGTGTCACCTTTGAAGATGTCATGGAACTCTGTGATGTCCATGCCAATCTTTTTAAAAATGCTATCAAAGGTGTCGAAGTAGAGGATACCGAGCATCCAGGTCATCCAGTTAGGGTCTTTAAGGATGAAAATCTAGCCCTCCGTGCGGCATTGATTCGCATTCGTAGATTGTTAGATACCTATGAGTCTATGGAAGACGAGGAAATGCTGGCGGAGATGCGTAAGGGTTTGGTGCGTCAGATGGGACTTGTGGGTCAATTTGACATCCATTACCAACGTAAAGAAGAACTCTTCTTCCCTATCATGGAGCGCTATGGACATGATTCACCTCCTAAGGTTATGTGGGGAGTGGATGATCAGATCAGGGAACTCTTTCAAACAGCTTTAACGACAGCCAAGTCACTACCAGAAGTGTCGATTAGCACTGTAAAGGAAACTTTTGAAGCCTTTGCGACAGAGTTTGAAAGTATGATTTTCAAGGAAGAGTCCATCCTTCTCATGATTCTCCTTGAATCCTTTACCCAGGATGACTGGATTCAGATTGCAGAGGAGAGCGATGCCTATGGCTATGCTATCATCCGTCCGTCTGAGAAATGGGTACCAGAACGACAAAGTTTCGTTGAGGAAAAGATTGCAGAGGAGCCTATTCAGCTAGATACGGCAGAGGGACAAGTTCAGCAGGTTATCGATACGCCAGAAGGCCAGTTTACCATTACCTTTACCCCTAAGGAAAAGGAATCAGCTTTGGACCGCCATAGTCAACAGGCTTTTGGCAATGGCTATCTTTCAGTCGAGCAGGCCAATCTCATCCTCAATCATCTTCCTATGGAGATTACCTTTGTCAATAAAGATGATATTTTCCAGTATTACAATGACAATACGCCAGCTGATGAGATGATTTTCAAACGGACACCGTCCCAAGTCGGACGGAATGTCGAACTCTGCCATCCGCCCAAGTATTTGGACAAGGTCAAAACTATCATGAAGGGACTTCGTGAGGGAACCAAGGATAAGTATGAAATGTGGTTCAAGTCTGAGTCGCGAGGCAAGTTTGTCCACATCACCTACGCAGCAGTGCACGATGAAGAGGGAGAATTCCAAGGTGTGCTGGAGTATGTTCAGGATATTCAACCCTACCGTGAGATTGACACAGACTATTTCCGTGGATTAGAATAA
- a CDS encoding DUF1858 domain-containing protein, with product MDNIIDVSIPVAEVVDKHPEVLEILVELGFKPLANPLMRNTVGRKVSLKQGSKLEGTPMDKIVRTLEANGYEVIGLD from the coding sequence ATGGACAATATCATCGATGTGTCAATTCCTGTTGCAGAAGTAGTGGACAAGCATCCAGAAGTCTTGGAAATTTTAGTCGAGCTCGGTTTTAAACCTCTTGCCAATCCCTTGATGCGCAATACTGTTGGTCGTAAAGTATCACTCAAACAAGGTTCTAAGCTGGAAGGAACACCTATGGACAAGATTGTCCGCACGCTGGAAGCGAATGGCTACGAAGTGATTGGGTTAGACTAA